One window from the genome of Cardiocondyla obscurior isolate alpha-2009 linkage group LG04, Cobs3.1, whole genome shotgun sequence encodes:
- the LOC139101773 gene encoding tubulin alpha-2/alpha-4 chain isoform X2 — protein MRECISIHIGQAGVQMGNACWELYCLEHGIHPDGQMPSDTNSSGDDSFNAFFSETGSGKHVPRAVLVDLEPTVVDEVRTGTYRQLFHPEQMITGKEDAANNYARGHYTIGKEIIDLTLDRIRRLTEQCKGLQGFLIFHSFGGGTGSGFSSLLMEQLSADYPKRSKLTFSIYPAPQVSTAVVEPYNAILYTHPTLEHSEVAFIVDNQAIYELCRRNLNIDRPTYTNLNRLIGQIVSSITASLRFDGALNVDLTEFQTNLVPYPRIHFPLATYAPVMSAEKAGHERVTVAEITNSCFEPNHQMVNCDPRMGKYMAVCLLYRGDVVPKDVNAAIAMIKRQKHVQFVEWCPTGFKVGINYQPPTVVPGGDLARVERAVCCLCNTTAIVDAWARLDHKFDLMYAKRAFVHWFVGEGMEEGEFSEAREDLAALELDYREVQEDTVNTEEEEEY, from the exons ATG CGGGAATGCATATCCATTCACATAGGACAAGCGGGCGTGCAGATGGGAAATGCTTGTTGGGAGCTCTACTGTCTAGAGCACGGTATTCACCCAGATGGACAGATGCCCAGTGATACTAATAGTTCCGGAGACGATTCCTTTAACGCGTTCTTCTCCGAAACGGGCTCAGGGAAGCATGTTCCGCGAGCAGTTTTGGTTGATTTGGAACCAACGGTGGTAG ATGAAGTCCGTACGGGAACTTACAGGCAGCTATTCCATCCGGAACAAATGATCACCGGGAAGGAGGATGCGGCTAATAATTATGCCAGGGGTCATTATACAATAg GAAAAGAGATTATAGATCTGACTTTGGATAGAATACGCAGACTTACGGAGCAATGCAAAGGTTTGCAAGGTTTCTTAATCTTCCATTCGTTTGGTGGAGGTACGGGATCTGGATTCTCGAGTTTACTTATGGAACAGTTGTCTGCTGATTATCCGAAGAGGAGTAAACTGACCTTTAGCATTTATCCGGCACCACag GTATCGACTGCAGTGGTGGAACCCTACAACGCAATTCTGTACACCCATCCGACATTAGAGCATAGCGAGGTGGCTTTTATTGTAGACAATCAG GCCATTTATGAGCTGTGCAGAAGGAACCTGAATATCGATCGACCTACCTATACAAATCTGAATCGGTTGATTGGACAGATAGTTTCATCCATCACCGCTAGCTTACGATTTGATGGAGCTTTGAATGTTGATCTCACCGAATTTCAGACGAATCTAGTGCCTTATCCACGTATTCACTTTCCGCTC GCTACGTATGCTCCCGTTATGTCAGCTGAGAAGGCCGGGCATGAAAGAGTGACCGTCGCGGAGATAACAAACTCCTGCTTTGAACCAAATCATCAAATGGTGAACTGCGACCCGCGTATGGGAAAATATATGGCGGTATGCTTATTATACAGGGGTGACGTAGTACCAAAGGACGTAAACGCAGCGATTGCGATGATAAAACGGCAGAAGCACGTGCAGTTTGTCGAATGGTGCCCAACGGGATTCAAG GTGGGAATAAATTATCAGCCGCCTACCGTCGTACCGGGTGGAGATCTCGCGCGGGTGGAAAGAGCGGTATGCTGTCTCTGCAATACGACGGCGATTGTGGATGCATGGGCCCGGCTTGATCATAAGTTCGATCTTATGTACGCTAAGCGAGCTTTCGTGCATTG gtTTGTCGGAGAAGGCATGGAAGAGGGTGAATTTTCAGAAGCCCGAGAGGATCTGGCCGCTTTGGAGCTCGATTATCGTGAGGTGCAAGAAGATACCGTTAATaccgaagaagaggaagaataTTAA
- the LOC139101773 gene encoding tubulin alpha-2/alpha-4 chain isoform X1, with amino-acid sequence MAKKRECISIHIGQAGVQMGNACWELYCLEHGIHPDGQMPSDTNSSGDDSFNAFFSETGSGKHVPRAVLVDLEPTVVDEVRTGTYRQLFHPEQMITGKEDAANNYARGHYTIGKEIIDLTLDRIRRLTEQCKGLQGFLIFHSFGGGTGSGFSSLLMEQLSADYPKRSKLTFSIYPAPQVSTAVVEPYNAILYTHPTLEHSEVAFIVDNQAIYELCRRNLNIDRPTYTNLNRLIGQIVSSITASLRFDGALNVDLTEFQTNLVPYPRIHFPLATYAPVMSAEKAGHERVTVAEITNSCFEPNHQMVNCDPRMGKYMAVCLLYRGDVVPKDVNAAIAMIKRQKHVQFVEWCPTGFKVGINYQPPTVVPGGDLARVERAVCCLCNTTAIVDAWARLDHKFDLMYAKRAFVHWFVGEGMEEGEFSEAREDLAALELDYREVQEDTVNTEEEEEY; translated from the exons ATGGCAAAAAAG CGGGAATGCATATCCATTCACATAGGACAAGCGGGCGTGCAGATGGGAAATGCTTGTTGGGAGCTCTACTGTCTAGAGCACGGTATTCACCCAGATGGACAGATGCCCAGTGATACTAATAGTTCCGGAGACGATTCCTTTAACGCGTTCTTCTCCGAAACGGGCTCAGGGAAGCATGTTCCGCGAGCAGTTTTGGTTGATTTGGAACCAACGGTGGTAG ATGAAGTCCGTACGGGAACTTACAGGCAGCTATTCCATCCGGAACAAATGATCACCGGGAAGGAGGATGCGGCTAATAATTATGCCAGGGGTCATTATACAATAg GAAAAGAGATTATAGATCTGACTTTGGATAGAATACGCAGACTTACGGAGCAATGCAAAGGTTTGCAAGGTTTCTTAATCTTCCATTCGTTTGGTGGAGGTACGGGATCTGGATTCTCGAGTTTACTTATGGAACAGTTGTCTGCTGATTATCCGAAGAGGAGTAAACTGACCTTTAGCATTTATCCGGCACCACag GTATCGACTGCAGTGGTGGAACCCTACAACGCAATTCTGTACACCCATCCGACATTAGAGCATAGCGAGGTGGCTTTTATTGTAGACAATCAG GCCATTTATGAGCTGTGCAGAAGGAACCTGAATATCGATCGACCTACCTATACAAATCTGAATCGGTTGATTGGACAGATAGTTTCATCCATCACCGCTAGCTTACGATTTGATGGAGCTTTGAATGTTGATCTCACCGAATTTCAGACGAATCTAGTGCCTTATCCACGTATTCACTTTCCGCTC GCTACGTATGCTCCCGTTATGTCAGCTGAGAAGGCCGGGCATGAAAGAGTGACCGTCGCGGAGATAACAAACTCCTGCTTTGAACCAAATCATCAAATGGTGAACTGCGACCCGCGTATGGGAAAATATATGGCGGTATGCTTATTATACAGGGGTGACGTAGTACCAAAGGACGTAAACGCAGCGATTGCGATGATAAAACGGCAGAAGCACGTGCAGTTTGTCGAATGGTGCCCAACGGGATTCAAG GTGGGAATAAATTATCAGCCGCCTACCGTCGTACCGGGTGGAGATCTCGCGCGGGTGGAAAGAGCGGTATGCTGTCTCTGCAATACGACGGCGATTGTGGATGCATGGGCCCGGCTTGATCATAAGTTCGATCTTATGTACGCTAAGCGAGCTTTCGTGCATTG gtTTGTCGGAGAAGGCATGGAAGAGGGTGAATTTTCAGAAGCCCGAGAGGATCTGGCCGCTTTGGAGCTCGATTATCGTGAGGTGCAAGAAGATACCGTTAATaccgaagaagaggaagaataTTAA
- the LOC139101765 gene encoding cytosolic carboxypeptidase-like protein 5, whose product MASTAENIACGGFVFLNNFDSANLAKVEAVRIPETFEKDIYEVEGKSTNSTISKDTLDYEFNLWTKHDCHGTQFQNNNRTWFYFGVKSSRPSVLVKFNIVNMNKQVKMFSQGMCPVFKIVPGHLHWERIREKPTYTLDQKGNDFTLSFLYYTPENLKAITYFAFTYPFSYTDLQNYLRRIDMRMGKRSVMSADDIYYHRECAIKSLEDRRLDVLTITSYYNISMEREDRLNNMFPEKNEERPYKFQDKKVIFISARVHPGETPSSFVLNGFLNFLLNREDQIAINLRRLYVFKLIPMLNPDGVAKGHYRMDTKGTNLNRVYLNPSEVDHPTIYAARNLIKYYHNSYQLPSELTDDLLNINLEIMDSSVNVINSTASIANAVRDTTTRLLQQVTFMSLDEKSRCTLDTSKKHLLTLEHLDSATTDESGDLSKESKNDNSTEIRTSDKLNVDMGEISKASDNSGLYLYIDLHGHASKKGVFMYGNHFTDSEDTITCMLLPKLMSINNPHFHFASCNFAERNMYIIDKRDGMSREGSGRVAVYKMTGLIRSYTLECNYNSGRLVNIIPARIRDGVNKNMNHVFVPPKYTPAVFEAVGAALGPSILDLTGNNPNSRLPNSQYRSLRGVKSHLKLTHVSNLSAPGKSVRKDNEDDVPRSSGILKELETRLNDAMTGARNAIRTEGNLVKKCILRRGASFYSAVKRIKSGKKPRQTLTRRTLKNHCASNVENSAIICAIKSEVETKPFLKAIDRYQSNRSNVSAAVSEEPRLSVSKKLTGTTSSMKTRISSEETAAVRHGAKRLKIISSMRTSKPLPEVGESSCTTEETSVKVSLKVSRTCNKQNIKGAHDKARIGRMKPSESSKQKKCNKTVVKESSVLDESAKQNLK is encoded by the exons ATGGCGAGCACAGCTGAGAACATTGCCTGCGGTGGTTTCGTGTTccttaataattttgattctGCCAATCTGGCCAAAGTGGAAGCAGTGAGGATCCCAGAGACCTTCGAAAAAg atatttatgaGGTTGAAGGTAAATCAACCAACAGCACAATCTCTAAAGATACTTTGGATTATGAATTCAATTTGTGGACTAAACACGATTGTCATGGTACACAATTCCAAAACAACAATAGAACTTGGTTTTATTTTGGTGTAAAATCTAGTCGGCCGAGTGTCTTGGTAAAATTTAACATAGTCAATATGAACAAGCAAGTCAAGATGTTCAGTCAAGGGATGTGTCCAGTCTTTAAAATTGTGCCAGGACATTTGCATTGGGAACGGATTCGCGAAAAACCTACATATACT CTTGATCAAAAAGGAAACGATTTCACTTTATCGTTCCTCTATTACACTCctgaaaatttaaaagctATTACTTACTTTGCTTTTACCTATCCATTCTCATACAcagatttacaaaattatttgagaaGGATCGATATGAGAATGGGAAAAAGGAGTGTAATGTCTGCAGATGACATCTATTATCATAGAGAATGTGCAATAAAATCACTGGAAGATCGTAGATTAGATGTATTAACAATAACTTCTTATTATAACATATCAATGGAGAGAGAAGATAGACTGAATAATATGTTTCCTGAAAAAAATGAGGAGAGGCCTTACAAATTTCAAGACAAGAAG gtaatttttattagcgcCAGAGTCCACCCAGGTGAAACACCATCTAGTTTTGTTCTAAATggtttccttaattttttattaaatcgggAAGATCAGATTGCTATAAATTTACGTCGCCTGTATGTGTTCAAATTGATACCGATGCTCAATCCAGATGGTGTTGCCAAAGGACATTACCGAATGGATACTAAAGGAACAAATTTGAATAGAGTTTATCTAAATCCTTCTGAAGTAGATCATCCAACGATATATGCCGcaagaaatttaatcaa ATACTATCACAATTCTTATCAACTACCGAGTGAACTAACTgacgatttattaaatataaatttagaaattatgGACAGCAGTGTAAACGTTATAAATTCGACTGCTTCAATAGCGAATGCTGTACGTGACACAACCACAAGACTGTTGCAACAA gtaACATTTATGTCGTTAGACGAAAAAAGTAGATGTACTTTGGACACTAGCAAGAAACATTTATTGACGTTGGAGCATTTGGACAGTGCAACTACTG ATGAAAGCGGTGATCTAtctaaagaaagtaaaaatgatAACTCCACAGAAATTAGAACAagtgataaattaaatgttgatATGGGTGAAATATCAAAAGCCTCCGATAATTCtggattatatttatatatcgatCTTCACGGTCATGCTTCAAAGAAAGGTGTTTTTATGTATGGAAATCACTTTACTGATTCGGAGGATACTATCACATGTATGCTGCTACCTAAATTAATGTCTATCAATAATCCACATTTTCATTTTGCGTCGTGCAATTTTGCAGAacgtaatatgtatattat AGACAAACGAGATGGTATGTCCAGAGAAGGATCGGGACGTGTGGCGGTGTATAAAATGACTGGTTTGATACGCAGCTATACTCTGGAATGCAATTATAACTCAGGCCGTTTGGTGAATATAATACCCGCTAGAATTCGTGATGgagtgaataaaaatatgaatcaTGTGTTCGTTCCTCCGAAATATACACCGGCAGTATTTGAAgcg GTTGGAGCAGCATTAGGTCCTTCCATTCTCGATCTCACTGGGAACAATCCCAATAGCCGATTGCCAAATAGTCAGTATCGCTCTTTAAGAGGAGTAAAATCTCATTTGAAACTAACACACGTGAGCAATCTCTCTGCACCTGGCAAATCAGTGCGCAAG GATAACGAAGACGATGTTCCACGGAGTAGCGGTATCTTGAAGGAGTTAGAAACAAGATTAAATGACGCAATGACGGGGGCGAGGAATGCCATAAGAACTGAGGGTAATCTAGTAAAGAAGTGTATTCTGCGACGCGGTGCCTCCTTTTACTCGGCGGTGAAAAGAATCAAGAGCGGTAAGAAACCTCGGCAGACGCTCACGCGTCGCACGTTGAAAAACCATTGTGCCAGCAACGTGGAGAACAGCGCAATAATATGTGCGATTAAGTCTGAAGTGGAGACAAAGCCGTTTTTGAAGGCAATTGATCGCTATCAATCGAACAGATCTAATGTAAGTGCGGCAGTCAGTGAGGAGCCGCGTTTAAGCGTCAGCAAGAAGTTAACAGGAACTACTAGCTCGATGAAGACGCGTATTTCATCTGAAGAAACTGCGGCGGTAAGGCACGGCGCAAAAAGACTGAAAATTATCTCATCTATGAGAACCTCCAAGCCTCTCCCTGAAGTTGGAGAATCATCCTGCACGACAGAGGAGACTAGCGTGAAAGTATCTCTGAAGGTATCGCGTACATGCAATAAACAGAATATTAAAGGAGCCCACGATAAAGCCAGGATTGGACGTATGAAACCGAGCGAGTCTTCCAAGcagaaaaaatgtaataagactGTCGTTAAGGAAAGTTCTGTACTTGACGAAAGCGCAAAGCAAAATCTTAAATGA
- the Gnf1 gene encoding replication factor C subunit 1 has translation MPKDIRSYFAPAATSKKKNGQPVVSKPQKRHIISSDEDEEEQKSSKKRSKVVQKKKKVSVLSDSEDEVIFVENNKPDSKQCETNKKSVIEKPRIEIPSSELFSKKPIARVEETKVNQKLQKVESEFHYDEDFDAVLKQLDTIQDPVVQDKKKPKNKDISKTRVAKTDVDFNESKKNDMRLKKSNNETVKIKFEEVNIPCNKNNVLSKVANSPSKQKLHKNKKDNSNEDLYIIDKHNESGNLNNLTSTSASEEDKDIRRSPRKKPKLDLFDERNEKKKQRAIMYEKYLQRGGARNPGSKKIPTGAENCLVGVNFLITGVLDSLERNEAEDLIHKYGGRTVNTVSNKVNYVIVGDEAGPVKLTKAKTLGIKQISEDDLLEMIRIRPEGKAIAIKPAKTKLNTKKISNKSESDELSSPSKIKASLNSSEKIKMSPSSPAKIKKLSPVKPDLKTSSVEKISTSIGSEPLVEKYRPKTMKQIIGQQGDKSCAHNLYVWLRDWHKNRQDPKVQSGTSKQTHGQSFKAALLSGPPGVGKTTTVQVVCKELGYDLVEFNASDTRNKSLLKDAVSGLLSNTTMKDYVTGTKQKITNKHVLLMDEVDGMAGNEDRGGLQELVSLIKNTEVPIICICNDRFNTKVKTISTHSYDLKYPKLRVEQIRSSMKSLCFKENINLSTEDLDRLIESTNYDIRQVINHLEFLGNQISHVQATDKKHSNKNFKIGPFDVTKVAFNAKEQKNMSLNDKINLYFNDYNITPLFIQENYLDIRLSQVSPLERLERIANAADSISTGDLIEKMIRTNMMWSLLSMHACFSFVIPANEMPGWSDGLIRFPSWFGRNSKAMRFNRLMQELTTHTRLATGASKEALNMDYLVHIRNSIVNPLINNGVDGIDAAISIMGQYYLTREDLDSAIEISLWPGMYDPTTKLDSKVKAAFTRAYQKKSPMLPYAINSTATAKKKSVQDNDIIEEADDEGETDDIEFDKMIKAKKPVTAGTSKAASSTKKNGEPAKKRGRGRGKAK, from the exons ATGCCGAAG GATATTAGATCTTACTTTGCTCCAGCTGCAACATCTAAAAAGAAGAATGGTCAACCTGTTGTCTCAAAGCCTCAAAAACGGCATATTATTTCATCAGATGAGGATGAAGAAGAACAGAAGTCATCTAAAAAGCGCTCCAAA gttgtacaaaagaaaaaaaaagtgtcagTTTTGTCTGATTCTGAGGATGAAGTAATATTtgtggaaaataataaaccaGATTCTAAACAATGTGagacaaataagaaaagtgTGATTGAGAAGCCACGCATAGAGATACCATCCAGTGAACTTTTTAGCAAGAAGCCAATAGCAAGAGTAGAAGAGACAAAAGTCAATCAAAAGTTGCAGAAAgtg GAATCTGAGTTTCATTATGATGAAGATTTTGATGCTGTTCTTAAACAATTGGACACAATTCAAGATCCTGTAGtgcaagataaaaagaaacctaaaaataaagatatttctaAAACACGTGTAGCTAAGACag atGTAGACTTTAATGAAAGCAAGAAAAATGACATGCGTTTGAAAAAGTCCAATAATGAAaccgttaaaataaaatttgaagagGTAAATATAccttgtaataaaaataatgtactttCAAAAGTTGCAAATTCTCCttcgaaacaaaaattacataaaaacaagaaagatAACTCTAACgaagatttatatataatcgATAAGCATAATGAATCTGGCAActtgaataatttaacatcTACCTCTGCATCGGAAGAAGACAAAGATATAAGGAGATCACCAAGAAAGAAACCCAAATTAGATTTATTTGatgaaagaaacgaaaagaaaaaacaacgTGCTATAATGTACGAAAAATATCTTCAAAGAGGCGGCGCCAGAAATCCTGGttcaaaaaaaattcctaCA gGCGCGGAAAATTGTTTAGTTGGAGTAAATTTCTTGATTACCGGTGTTTTAGATTCTTTAGAGAGGAATGAAGCTGAagatttaatacataaatatggCGGACGAACTGTAAATACAGTATCAAACAAAGTAAATTATGTTATAGTGGGAGATGAGGCTGGCCCAGTTAAGTTGACAAAA gCAAAAACATTAGGCATTAAACAAATATCTGAGGATGATCTTCTCGAAATGATTCGTATAAGACCAGAAGGCAAAGCTATAGCTATTAAACCTGCAAAAACAAAgttaaatacgaaaaaaatatcaaacaaaTCTGAGAGCGATGAATTGTCATCACcaagtaaaattaaagcaTCATTAAATTCATctgaaaagataaaaatgtcacCATCTTCAccagcaaaaattaaaaaattatcgccaGTAAAACCAGATTTAAAAACGAGCAGTGTAGAGaag ataagtACAAGCATTGGATCTGAACCGTTAGTAGAGAAGTATAGACCTAAGACTATGAAACAGATTATAGGTCAACAAGGAGATAAAAGTTGTGCACACAACTTGTACGTATGGTTACGTGATTGGCATAAAAATCGTCAGGATCCTAAAGTTCAAAGTGGCA ctaGCAAGCAAACGCATGGACAAAGTTTTAAAGCTGCTTTGTTGTCTGGTCCACCGGGTGTTGGTAAAACTACAACAGTGCAAGTTGTTTGCAAAGAATTAGGATATGATCTTGTGGAATTTAACGCTTCTGACACACGAAATAAATCACTTTTAAAAGATGCAGTCTCAGGATTATTGTCTAATACTACAATGAAAGATTATGTCACAG gtaccaaacaaaaaattacgaaCAAACATGTGCTGTTAATGGATGAAGTCGATGGTATGGCTGGTAATGAAGATCGCGGTGGTTTACAGGAATTAgttagtttaataaaaaacacgGAAGTAccaattatatgtatatgtaatgaTCGATTTAACACGAAAGTTAAAACCATTTCTACACACAGCTACGATCTAAAATATCCAAAACTCAGAGTGGAACAAATTAGG aGTTCTATGAAGTCTTTGTGCTTTAAAGAGAACATCAATCTTTCGACGGAGGATCTTGATCGTTTAATCGAGTCAACAAATTACGATATTCGACAAGTAATAAATCATTTGGAGTTTCTTGGCAATCAAATATCTCACGTGCAGGCGACTGACAAAAAgcattcaaataaaaatttcaagattGGCCCATTTGATGTCACAAAAGTAGCATTCAATgcgaaagaacaaaaaaatatgagtttgaacgataaaattaatttatatttcaacgaTTACAATATAACACCTCTTTTTATACAAGAAAATTATCTAGATATCAGATTATCACAAGTGTCACC TCTTGAAAGACTAGAAAGAATCGCCAATGCGGCTGATAGTATATCTACAGGAGACCTCATCGAGAAAATGATAAGAACTAATATGATGTGGAGTCTACTTTCAATGCATGCATGTTTCTCGTTTGTTATACCAGCTAATGAAATGCCGGGATGGTCTGATGGATTGATACGATTCCCAAGCTGGTTTGGACGAAATTCAAAAGCAATGAGATTTAATcg ATTAATGCAAGAGTTAACCACGCACACACGATTAGCCACGGGTGCGAGTAAAGAAGCTCTAAATATGGATTATCTAGTTCATATTCGAAACTCTATTGTGAACCCTTTGATAAATAATGGTGTGGATGGTATAGATGCAGCGATAAGTATCATGggacaatattatttaaccag GGAAGACTTGGATTCAGCAATAGAAATTTCTCTTTGGCCAGGAATGTATGACCCTACAACTAAACTTGATAGTAAA GTAAAAGCAGCATTTACGCGAGCATACCAAAAAAAATCTCCTATGCTGCCATACGCAATTAACAGCACTGCTACAGCGAAGAAAAAATCTGTACAAGATAACGATATTATAGAAGAAGCAGATGATGAAGGAGAAACAGATGATATCGAGTTTGATAAGATGATCAAG GCAAAGAAACCTGTTACTGCTGGTACAAGTAAAGCTGCTTCgtcgacgaaaaaaaatggtGAACCTGCTAAGAAACGCGGAAGAGGACGTGGCAAAGCAAAAtag
- the LOC139101768 gene encoding angiotensin-converting enzyme-like, translating into MLRLILVAAVVTLVTAKPATENVVTDLSKNSQTGNNLLKNAKKLLKRIDAQSAEWSNKQSISEWNYASNLTDENLAEKLQVSAEAARASKQIAAEVNAFPWQNLEDESLKRQFKKLGVLGTAALPEESYKELETTISQMENIYSTAKICDYKNKNKCDLALEPEITETLIRSRDPEELKHVWVEWRRASGEKVKSLYPKYVELANTAARLNNFSDYAAYWMKDYEADDFADQIETQWQKLKPLYLQLHAYVRRELRKKYGEDVVSKDGPIPAHLLGNAWAQTWSNIADFTVPFPGKQLPDVSVTLVEQGYNATSMFRLAENFFTSINLTAMPDTFWERSILTKQEGVDMICHASAWDFYDGKDFRIKQCTRVNMEDLLTAHHEMGHIEYYLQYKDQPTVFKEGANPGFHEAVGDVISLSVSTPSHLKKIGLLKDDSTDHEALLNHLYEKGLDKIVFLPFAYMMDRWRWNVFQGKVTPDNYNCNWWTLAEEYQGIEPPVDRSEEDFDPGAKYHIIADVEYIRYYVSFVIQFQFHKALCTEAKEYDPKNPNAKLLSQCDIYNNKDAGNLLKSMLELGSSKPWPDAMEKISGQRKMDAAGLLEYFKPLTDWLTEENKKTNEYIGWKPSKKHCVQTRAEIVN; encoded by the exons ATGCTGCGCCT AATCTTAGTAGCAGCAGTTGTAACTCTGGTGACGGCCAAACCAGCGACGGAAAATGTAGTGACAGATCTCAGTAAAAATTCGCAGACTGGTAATAATCTTTTGAAAAACGCTAAAAAACTCCTGAAGCGTATCGATGCGCAATCTGCAGAATGGAGTAACAAGCAGAGTATCTCCGAATGGAATTATGCGTCAAATCTGACGGATGAAAATCTGGCAGAAAAGTTGCAAGTATCCGCTGAAGCGGCACGCGCTTCCAAACAGATAGCTGCAGAAGTGAATGCTTTCCCTTGGCAAAATTTGGAAGATGAGTCTCTCAAGAGACAGTTCAAAAAACTTGGCGTACTTGGCACCGCAGCTCTTCCTGAAGAG AGTTACAAAGAACTCGAAACAACTATCAGTCAGATGGAGAACATCTACAGTACTGCAAAGATTTGCGATTACAAAAATAAGAACAAATGCGACCTCGCACTTGAGCCAGAAATCACCGAGACGTTGATACGTAGTCGCGATCCTGAGGAGTTGAAGCATGTGTGGGTAGAGTGGAGAAGAGCGTCGGGCGAAAAAGTGAAGTCTTTATACCCCAAGTATGTCGAATTAGCTAACACCGCGGCAAGACTTAATAATTTCTCTGACTACGCAGCGTATTGGATGAAAGATTACGAAGCCGATGATTTCGCTGATCAAATTG agACCCAATGGCAGAAATTGAAGCCATTGTATTTACAATTGCACGCTTATGTACGGCGCGAGCTTAGGAAGAAATACGGCGAAGATGTTGTTTCCAAAGACGGTCCGATCCCAGCGCATCTATTAGGTAATGCCTGGGCACAAACATGGTCTAATATTGCAGACTTTACCGTGCCGTTCCCAGGCAAGCAGTTGCCAGATGTTAGTGTCACTTTAGTTGAACAAG GATATAATGCAACAAGTATGTTCCGCCTCGCTGAGAACTTCTTTACGTCGATTAACTTGACTGCCATGCCGGACACATTCTGGGAGAGATCGATTCTGACGAAACAGGAAGGTGTAGATATGATTTGTCACGCAAGCGCTTGGGACTTCTACGATGGCAAAGATTTCAGAATTAAGCAATGCACGCGCGTTAACATGGAGGATCTTCTGACAGCACATCATGAAATGGGTCACATAGAGTATTATCTGCAGTATAAAGATCAACCTACAGTTTTCAAGGAAGGCGCGAATCCAGGTTTTCACGAAGCGGTCGGTGATGTTATCTCTCTCAGTGTATCTACTCCTAGTCATCTCAAAAAGATCGGTTTATTGAAAGATGACTCGACTGACCACGAAGCACTTCTTAATCATCTTTACGAAAAAGGTCTTGACAAAATCGTTTTCTTACCATTCGCTTATATGATGGATCGATGGCGTTGGAACGTATTTCAAGGAAAAGTGACGCCTGACAACTACAACTGTAACTG gtGGACGCTTGCTGAAGAGTATCAAGGTATCGAACCTCCCGTGGATAGATCGGAAGAAGATTTCGATCCCGGTGCGAAATATCACATAATTGCGGACGTTGAATATATAAGATACTACGTAAGCTTTGTGATACAATTCCAATTCCATAAAGCATTGTGCACTGAAGCAAAGGAATACGATCCGAAAAATCCCAATGCCAAATTATTAAGTCAGTGCGATATTTATAACAACAAAGACGCCGGAAATTTGTTAAA ATCTATGCTGGAACTGGGTTCTTCAAAACCTTGGCCAGATGCGATGGAGAAAATCTCAGGTCAAAGGAAAATGGATGCTGCTGGACTTTTGGAATACTTTAAGCCTTTGACTGATTGGTTGactgaagaaaataaaaaaactaatgaATATATTGGATGGAAGCCCAGCAAAAAAC aTTGTGTACAGACAAGAGCAGagattgtaaattaa